Proteins encoded within one genomic window of Arachis ipaensis cultivar K30076 chromosome B08, Araip1.1, whole genome shotgun sequence:
- the LOC107611115 gene encoding serpin-ZX-like, with product MLGNQEVVALSSILKILKFEVFDERTPGAREAMEAIVTAIIGCRLEKTDPVSEDAVMMKILQVLANHLLLSKENDESINNLNSVATQLLSSVLVDRSASGRPLLSYANDVWVDKSLSMKPSFSQVLENTYKPTLASLDFTNKGEIAKEINSWAERETKGVVMWKRRGRFL from the exons ATGCTAGGGAACCAAGAAG TCGTCGCCCTCTCTTCCATCCTCAAGATCCTCAAGTTCGAGGTGTTCGATGAAAGGACTCCCGGTGCCAGAGAAGCCATGGAAGCCATTGTTACTGCCATCATAGGTTGCCGACTCGAGAAAACTGATCCGGTGTCTGAGGACGCCGTTATGATGAAGATTCTTCAGGTTCTTGCAAATCACTTATTACTCTCCAAAGAAAACGACG AATCCATCAACAATCTCAACTCCGTGGCAACTCAGCTCTTATCCTCTGTGCTTGTCGACCGTTCTGCGAGCGGCAGACCTCTCCTCTCTTATGCTAATGATgtttgggttgacaaaagcctatCTATGAAGCCTTCCTTCTCACAAGTTTTGGAGAATACTTACAAGCCCACTTTGGCTTCACTTGATTTCACTAACAAGGGTGAAATAGCGAAGGAGATTAACTCATGGGCTGAAAGGGAGACGAAAGGCGTTGTTATGTGGAAGAGAAGAGGAAGGTTTTTATAA